The genomic stretch GCGTGGAAGCGAGGTAGAACTTCGCGGGATGGCCGGCGTCGTTCGATGCGAACACCACCTCGGCGCTGCCCATCGGCACGTACAGCCCGTCCTTGGGTTCCAGCGTGTACGAGGCGCCGTCGACGGTGACGGTGCCCGTACCGGCGCCGACGTTCACGATGCCAAGCTCGCGGCGTTCCAGGAACGGCTTGCCCGCGGCGGACGCCGGTTCGGTCTGCTGCGGAAGCGGCACGGACGCGGTGGTCGGGGCGGCGCCGCCGATGACGAAACGCTCGTTGTGCGAGTAATTCAGGACGACCTGGCCCGGGACGAAGAGGCCGTCGATCAGGTAGCGCTCGCGCAGCTGGTCGTTGCTGGCGCCGGCCATCATGTCCGGGTGGGTGGCGTGGTAGGTCTTGCGGAACATCGGGCCTCTCCGGTGGTTCGGGCCGTCGCGGACGTCGCGCGGCAGGCGGTGAGGGGATGATAGCGGGGTTTTGGTAACCGGTGTCAAAAGGGAATCGGGAATCGGGAATCGGGAATCGGGAATCGGGAATCGGGAATCGGGAATCGGGAATCGGGAATCGGGAATCGGGAATCGGGAATCGGGAATCGGGAATCGGGAATCGGGAATCGGGAGTTGGGAATCGGGAGTAGGGAATCGGGAGTAGGGAGTGGGGAGTAGGGAATTGGGAATGGGTGTTGGAGGTTGGAGGTTGGTGTTGGGGTTGGGGATAGGCGGCCCCAACAGTTCGTCATCCCGGCGAAAGCCGGGACCCAGGCCCGTATCGCACGGGCACTCCCAACCGTCATTCCAGCGAAAGCTGGAACCCATCTCGATGTTTGCCGTCCGCGAGCAGGGCGCTCACCGCAAGCGCGAGCGTTGACTCTCTACCGGTCTCCCGGTGGACGACGGGTCGACGTGTCAGCCCTTTGGCCGCTGCGTCGAATCACGCACCACGAGCTGCGGGTTCACGGCGCGCGGCGCAACCGCCGCGGCTTCGGAGGACGGCTCCTCGCCCAGCAGCATCTGCGCCGCCTGGCGGCCGACGTCGCGCGTCGGCGAATGGATGGTGGTGAGCGCGGGCCACAGCTGCGCGGCGAGCGGGCTGTCGTCGAAGCCCACGACCGACAGGTCGCCGGGAATCGACAGCCCCCGACGCATCGCGGCCTTGTACACGCCGGCGGCCATCTCGTCGTTGCAGGCGAAGATCGCGGTGGGGCGCGGCGACTTGGCCAGCAGGTATTCCGCGCCGGCCACGCCGGAGTCGAACGTATAGCCGCCTTCGAAGATGTAGTCCGGCGGCAGCTTGATCCCGCGCGCGTCCAGGCCGCCGAGGAAGCCGCCGCCGCGCTCGATGGTGGAGCGGTAGCGGCGCGGGCCGGTGATCAGGCCGATCGTGCGATGTCCAAGCGATTCGATGTAGTTGGCCGCTTCCGTGCTGGCCTGGCGATCCTGCGTGACCAGCATGTGCGCCGCCGCGTCCATCGGCACCGAGGCGATGCGCACGTAGCGCACGCCGATCTCGCGCAGCGCCGCGGCGAGCTGCTCGTCTTCGGAGACACGCGGGATGAGGATCACGCCGTGCAGCTTCTGCTGCTGCACGAAGCGGCGCACGCCGTCGATGTAATCCTCCTTGGAGGAATCGCACGGATGCACCACCAGCTCGTAGCCCGAGTCGCGCAACGCATCCAGCGCGCCGTACTGCATGTTCACGATGTACTGCGCGGTGGGGTTGTCGTAGACCAGCCCGATCAGGAACGAGCGCCGGAACGCGAGCCCGCGCGCCTGCGGATCGGGCGTGTAGCCCAGCTGCTTCATCAGCGCCAGCACTTTCTCGCGCGTTTCCGGATGCACCAGCGGCGAGTTGTTGATGACGCGCGAGACCGTCTTCTTCGATACGCCGGTGAGGCGGGCGATGTCGTTGATCGTCGCCTTGCCCGTCAGCCCGGTGTCCTCCGGCGCCGGCAGCAGCGAGGCGGTGCGGGAACGGCGGGTACGCGGCGCGGATTCGGTCATGCGGGAATTCTAGCCGTCCCCCGACGCGAACCGCGCTGCCGGATCGATGCCCCGTGCGCCATGGCGCCTGCGTTGTGCGTGAACGCGACCGCCTTCCGGCCGGATCGCGCGTCCCGCACGATCCATGCCGACGAAATTCCTCAAGCCTTCAGCGCCGCCGGCAGCCACAGCGACAACGCCGGCACGAAGGCGACCACCAGCAGCACCGCGAGGCCGGCCAGCCAGAACGGCCAGATGGTGCGCATGCTCTGGCCGATGCTGATCTTGCCGATCGACGTGCCGACGAAGAGCACGGAGCCCAGCGGGGGGCTGATCAGGCTCAGGCCGCCCTTGAGCACCAGGATCACGCCGAAATGCACCGGGTCGATGCCGATGGCGCGGGCCACCGGCAGGAAGATCGGCGTGCAGATCAGGATCATCGGCGCCAGGTCCAGGAACGTGCCCAGCACCAGCAGCACCAGGATCATCAGCAGCAGCATCAGGTTGCGGTCCTGGGTCAGCCCGGTGAGGAAATCCACCGATGCCGACGGCACCTGCAGGTAGGCCAGCAACCAGCCGAACACCGCCGCGGTGGCGATCACGAACAGGATCGCGCCCGCGCTGCGCGCCGCGTGCACGACCGTGCCGAGGAACTCGCGCCACGGCATCTGCCGGTACAGCACGCTGGTGACCAGCAGCGCGTAGACGACCGCGATCGCCGCGCTTTCCACCGCGGTGAAGATGCCCGCGCGGATGCCGACGAAGATCAGCGCGACCAGCCCCAGGCCCGGCAGCGCCGACACCAGGCGCAGCGCGACGGCGCGCCAGCCGGGGAAGATCTCCACGCCGTAGCCGCGGTGCCGCGCGACCGCGTAGCAGGTGACCATCAGCACCACGGTCATCAGCAGCGCGGGCACGATGCCGGCGGCGAACAGGTCGGCGATCGACAACCCGCCGCCGGCCGCGGCCGAATACAGGATCAGGTTGTGCGACGGCGGCACGAGCAGCGCGACGAGCGCGGCGGTGATGCACACGTTCACCGCGAAGTCGCGGTCGTAACCGCGTTGCACCATCTGCGGGATCATCGTGCCGCCGACCGCGGAGACGTCCGCCAGCGCCGAACCCGACACGCCTCCGAAGAACAGCGACGAGAGGATGCTCACCTGGCCCAGGCCGCCGCGCATGCGCCCGACCAGCGACGAGGCGAGGCTGATGAGGCGCTCGGAAATGCCGCCGCGCATCATGATCTCGCCGGCGAAGATGAAGAGCGGGATGGCGATGAGGCTCGCCGAACCCGATCCCGCCGACACCTGCTGCACCATCACGATGGAGGGCACGTCCAGGTACAGCAGCGTCGCGAGCGAGGCCGCCGCGAGCGCGTAGGCCACCGGCACCCCGAGCACGAGCAGCACGCCGAACGCGACGAAGAGCAGTGCGATCGCCATCAGTGGACCTCCGCCGCCGGGGCGTCATGCAGCATCTGGGAAACCGCGAACAGCGCCATCAGCGCACCGCCGACCGCGAGCGGCAGGTAGTCGATGCTCTCCGGCATCGGCGCGCCGGCCGTGGGGATGTGCACGCCATCGACGAACAGCACGCCGCCCCAGTACGCGAGCATCAGCCCGATGATCACCACCACCGCCGATTGCAGCAGGTGCACGGCGTGCTTCGCGCGCGGGCCCATCGCATCGGCCAGCAGCGAGAACGCGAAGTGCCGGCGCGTGTGCACGCCCGCCGCCGCGCCCATGCTCATCGCGGTGCTCAGCATCAGCAGCGTCACCGGTTCGGTCCAGCTGGGCGAATCGTTGAGCACGTAGCGCGCGATCACCTGCCAGCCCTGCACCAGGACGAGCATCAGCAGTGCGAACGCCGCCGTGGCGATCGTCCAGCCGGCCAGGCGGTCGCAGGTGCGTTGGAGGATCGAGGAAGGAACCGGGGTCACGGTGGCGTCCATGGGAATCCTCACGCGAGATCGCGGATTTGCCGGTACAGCGCGTCGATCGCCGGATCGCCGCGGTAGTGCGCGAGCAGCGGCTGCGCGGCGGCGCGGAAGGCGGGGATGTCGCATTCGTTGAACGCCACGCCGGCCTCCTTCACGATGCGCCGCGCGTCGTCTTCCTGCTGCGCCCAGAGCCTGCGCATCACGCCGACCGACTCGCGCGCCAGGCGCAGCAGCGTGTCGCGATCGCGCGGTTCCAGCGAATCGAAGGTCTTGCGCGACAGCAGCAGCACGTCGGGCGCCCACGAATGGTCGCTGTGCGACCAGTAGCGCGCCGCCTCGAAGTGCCGGCTCGACTGGAAACTGCGGATGTTGTTTTCCGCACCGTCGATCATGTGCGTTTCCATGCCGGAGAACACTTCGCCCAGCGGCAGCGGCGTCGGGTTCGCGCCGAACAGGCGCAGCATGCGGATGAAGATGTCCGAGACCGGCACGCGGATCTTCAACCCGTGCAGGTCGGCCGGCGTCACGATCGGATGCTTGATGTTGTAGAAGCAGCGCGGGCCGCTGTCGTAGATCGCAAGGCCGACGAGGCCGCGCGACTGGAACCCGCGCAACACCTGCGCGCCGACGTCGCCGTCGATCGCGCGGCGCAGGTGCTGCGTCGAATCGAACACGTACGGCAGGCACAGCGCCTGCGTGAGCGGGAAGGCGTTGTTCAGCGCGCCGGTGTACACGCGCGTGATGGCGATGGCGCCGAAGCGCGCCATGTCGATGGCTTCCGATTCGCGGCCCAGTTGTCCCGCGTGGTACATGCGCAGGCGCAGGCGGCCGCGGGTCTCGCGCTCGAGCTGTTCGCCGATCCACTGCACCGCCTGCACGGTCGGGTAGTCCTTCACGTGCACGTCGGTGGCGGTGAGTACGCGCGCCGGCTCGGCGGCGCGCAGCGCATCGGGCACTGCGCCCGCGGCGCAGGCGGCGGTCAGGCCCGCGAGGAAACGACGTCGATGCTGTCCCTGCCGGCCTTCGGTCATGCGCGCCCCTCGAACGGTTCGGCCGCGACGGCGTTGCAGTGAATCTCGCCCCATTCGCCGAAGCTCACGCGCGCGCGCTGCCCGGCGAGGATGTCGTGGATGCCGGTCGCCGCGCCCGTGGTCACCAGCATGCCGCGTTTGAGCGGATGGCCGCGGCTGGCGCAACGCGACAGCGCGAACGCGAGCGCCGCGAGCAGGCCGCCGGCGATCGACGCCGCGCCGCCTTCGCCGACCAGGTGGCCGTCGATGAAGGTCTCGCAGGTGAGTTCGTCCGCGCCGCGACGCTGCCAGTCGGTGATTTCCGTGCCTAGCACCAGCCCGGTGTTGTTGCCGAAATCCGACACCACCACCGGCGGGCCGAGCACGTTGATCAGCGGCAGCGGGCTGCCGGCCAGTTCGATGCCCACGTGCAGCGCGGCGACGAGGTCGGCCGCCTCGCCCGCGGTGTACTCGGTCTTCTCGGGCTTCGCGTCGCGGGCTATGCGAAACACGAATTCGGCTTCCACCGCGGCGAAGCCGCCGGGGATCACCGGGAACGTCGAAGCCTCGCCCGGCGGTGGCGCCTGCACGGCGCCTTCGAAGATCGGCCCGACCAGGCGTTCCTCGCCGAGCGTGGCTTCCCAGTCGGCGGGAATCTTGCCGACCTTCCAGCCCACCACCGGGCGATCCCACAGCGCGATGGCGGCGTCCTGGCAGGCATAGCCTTCATCCAGGCCGGCGGGCACGCTGCCGGGATACTCCGGCAGCGCCTGCGCCTGCCGGCGCGCATCGACCAGTCGCCGGGCAATCGTTGCGCTGTCACTGCCCGCGTCGGGCGCGTGTTTGTCCATGCGGCGGCGATCCCCTGAGATTCGGCTGTGGGGATGTTGTATAGGAAACCGGTGTCATTGACAATCGGGCGACTACACTCGGAACACGGCTCGGGGAGGGGACGGATGGGGACGCATCACCGGAACGGCAGGATTCACGGGTTCGCACGCGCGCTGGCGACCGCCGCGCTGCTGGTGTCGATGGCCGCCGCGAGCAGTTCGGCCGCGCCGGCCGGGCTGCAGGCCTTGTCCACCGGGACACCCGACCTCGCCTTCCCGGGCGCGCAGGGCTGGGCCGCGCATACGCCGGGGGGACGGGGCGGGAAGATCGTGCGCGTGACGACGCTCGCCGCCGACGGCCCGGGCTCGTTCGCCGAAGCGCTCGCGACGAAGGGCCCGCGCATCGTCGTGTTCGAAGTGGGCGGCGTGATCGACCTGGGGATGAAGGAGCTGCGCATCACCGAGCCCTTCCTCACCGTCGCCGGGCAGACCGCGCCGCAGCCGGGCATCACCTTCATCAAGGGCGGCCTGACCATCGCGACGCACGACGTGGTGATCCGCCACATCCGCATGCGCCCGGGCGACGGCGGCATGCCGAAGTTTTCCGGCGACATCGACGCGATCACCACCGTGCGCGGCGCGCGCGACGTGATCGTCGACCACTGCTCGCTGACGTGGGCGACGGACGAAAACCTGTCGGCGTCGAGCACGCGCTTTTACGGCGAAGACGAGAAGGCGTGGATGGAGGCGGCGTCGCGCCGCATCACCTACAGCCACAACATCATCGCCGAAGGCCTGTCGAACGCGACGCACAAGAAGGGCGAGCATTCCAAGGGGTCGCTGATCCACGACCACGTCAACGACGTGCTGATCGTCGGCAACCTCTATGCGCACAACTACGAGCGCAACCCGCTGTTCAAGGGCGGCGCGCGCGGGCAGGTGATCAACAACCTGATCTACGACCCGGGCCAGCGCGCCGTGCACTACAACCTGATCGCCGAGGAATGGCTGGGGCATCCGTATTCGCGCGGGCAGGTCATCGCGCGCGGCAACGTGATGCGCGCGGGCATCTCGACGGAGGACGTCGCCTTCTTCGAAGTGGGCGGTTCGGGCGATGTCGACGTGTTCTTCGAGGACAACCTCGCGGTCGACCGCATCGGCAACCCGCTGCCGCAGCAGGGCCGCTACACCACGACGCCGATCGGCGTGGATGCGATTTCGCGTGCGCCGGCGCTGCCGTTCGGCGTGACGCTGCTGCCCGCGTCGAAGGTGCAGGACGCGGTGATCGCGAACGCGGGCGCGCGTCCGTGGGATCGCGACGACGTGGACCGCCGCATCCTCGCCGATACGATCGAAGGACGCGGCCGCATCATCG from Lysobacter auxotrophicus encodes the following:
- a CDS encoding TRAP transporter small permease — protein: MDATVTPVPSSILQRTCDRLAGWTIATAAFALLMLVLVQGWQVIARYVLNDSPSWTEPVTLLMLSTAMSMGAAAGVHTRRHFAFSLLADAMGPRAKHAVHLLQSAVVVIIGLMLAYWGGVLFVDGVHIPTAGAPMPESIDYLPLAVGGALMALFAVSQMLHDAPAAEVH
- a CDS encoding pectate lyase family protein; its protein translation is MGTHHRNGRIHGFARALATAALLVSMAAASSSAAPAGLQALSTGTPDLAFPGAQGWAAHTPGGRGGKIVRVTTLAADGPGSFAEALATKGPRIVVFEVGGVIDLGMKELRITEPFLTVAGQTAPQPGITFIKGGLTIATHDVVIRHIRMRPGDGGMPKFSGDIDAITTVRGARDVIVDHCSLTWATDENLSASSTRFYGEDEKAWMEAASRRITYSHNIIAEGLSNATHKKGEHSKGSLIHDHVNDVLIVGNLYAHNYERNPLFKGGARGQVINNLIYDPGQRAVHYNLIAEEWLGHPYSRGQVIARGNVMRAGISTEDVAFFEVGGSGDVDVFFEDNLAVDRIGNPLPQQGRYTTTPIGVDAISRAPALPFGVTLLPASKVQDAVIANAGARPWDRDDVDRRILADTIEGRGRIIDSQEQVGGYPVQKETRQAFVPADWDLDTMEPLKPLPRREPLK
- a CDS encoding TRAP transporter substrate-binding protein, translating into MTEGRQGQHRRRFLAGLTAACAAGAVPDALRAAEPARVLTATDVHVKDYPTVQAVQWIGEQLERETRGRLRLRMYHAGQLGRESEAIDMARFGAIAITRVYTGALNNAFPLTQALCLPYVFDSTQHLRRAIDGDVGAQVLRGFQSRGLVGLAIYDSGPRCFYNIKHPIVTPADLHGLKIRVPVSDIFIRMLRLFGANPTPLPLGEVFSGMETHMIDGAENNIRSFQSSRHFEAARYWSHSDHSWAPDVLLLSRKTFDSLEPRDRDTLLRLARESVGVMRRLWAQQEDDARRIVKEAGVAFNECDIPAFRAAAQPLLAHYRGDPAIDALYRQIRDLA
- a CDS encoding TRAP transporter large permease; the protein is MAIALLFVAFGVLLVLGVPVAYALAAASLATLLYLDVPSIVMVQQVSAGSGSASLIAIPLFIFAGEIMMRGGISERLISLASSLVGRMRGGLGQVSILSSLFFGGVSGSALADVSAVGGTMIPQMVQRGYDRDFAVNVCITAALVALLVPPSHNLILYSAAAGGGLSIADLFAAGIVPALLMTVVLMVTCYAVARHRGYGVEIFPGWRAVALRLVSALPGLGLVALIFVGIRAGIFTAVESAAIAVVYALLVTSVLYRQMPWREFLGTVVHAARSAGAILFVIATAAVFGWLLAYLQVPSASVDFLTGLTQDRNLMLLLMILVLLVLGTFLDLAPMILICTPIFLPVARAIGIDPVHFGVILVLKGGLSLISPPLGSVLFVGTSIGKISIGQSMRTIWPFWLAGLAVLLVVAFVPALSLWLPAALKA
- a CDS encoding LacI family DNA-binding transcriptional regulator translates to MTESAPRTRRSRTASLLPAPEDTGLTGKATINDIARLTGVSKKTVSRVINNSPLVHPETREKVLALMKQLGYTPDPQARGLAFRRSFLIGLVYDNPTAQYIVNMQYGALDALRDSGYELVVHPCDSSKEDYIDGVRRFVQQQKLHGVILIPRVSEDEQLAAALREIGVRYVRIASVPMDAAAHMLVTQDRQASTEAANYIESLGHRTIGLITGPRRYRSTIERGGGFLGGLDARGIKLPPDYIFEGGYTFDSGVAGAEYLLAKSPRPTAIFACNDEMAAGVYKAAMRRGLSIPGDLSVVGFDDSPLAAQLWPALTTIHSPTRDVGRQAAQMLLGEEPSSEAAAVAPRAVNPQLVVRDSTQRPKG
- a CDS encoding 2-keto-4-pentenoate hydratase; translated protein: MDKHAPDAGSDSATIARRLVDARRQAQALPEYPGSVPAGLDEGYACQDAAIALWDRPVVGWKVGKIPADWEATLGEERLVGPIFEGAVQAPPPGEASTFPVIPGGFAAVEAEFVFRIARDAKPEKTEYTAGEAADLVAALHVGIELAGSPLPLINVLGPPVVVSDFGNNTGLVLGTEITDWQRRGADELTCETFIDGHLVGEGGAASIAGGLLAALAFALSRCASRGHPLKRGMLVTTGAATGIHDILAGQRARVSFGEWGEIHCNAVAAEPFEGRA